In one Nostoc sp. KVJ3 genomic region, the following are encoded:
- a CDS encoding DUF3370 domain-containing protein: MLPLLLIFPIAQSTPVTPPEEVIQPQEVRPLPGQLDTVPTFNSNSPELVLKEGILLSTFPPNGKKVPTAHLNFPFRGRFDIFVHHVAKAEPSDNLRRPSPSETSLYLGIILHNPGSEAVKVNIWQAASYLSQPDAPFIQLPSFSQNPLGTIFAGPGDRVMSDVLRGQRQEIFPAQIEIPAKQSRMLLNLPIPVQGLTPPLNGRSTLIRLQSNGTVYAASLAMFARVNPDGSERSPTLEEWQNLLDNGDLAGPRDKAPTPLEETGKPRIYGRVAGVAGGSRWRALLVDNPKARYLTIPQPGQGFSYALSTVHGGTLGTGQIQSATMLVRYPDTAYRAHGNYGIQYDLKLPLYNNTQSPQTVSVSIQTPLKENQLVKPGLRFLSTPAREVFFRGTVRVRYKDEQNQPQTQFVHLVQKRGQPGEPLLSLNMKPGDRSLVEVDFLYPPDATPPQVLTVSTQAQSR, encoded by the coding sequence ATGTTGCCATTGTTACTAATTTTTCCAATAGCTCAATCAACTCCTGTGACACCACCTGAAGAAGTCATACAACCACAAGAAGTACGTCCTTTACCAGGTCAATTAGATACAGTGCCAACTTTTAACAGTAATAGTCCAGAATTGGTGTTGAAAGAAGGAATTTTACTCTCTACTTTTCCACCAAATGGCAAAAAAGTGCCAACAGCGCATTTGAATTTTCCCTTTCGAGGACGATTTGATATTTTTGTCCATCATGTTGCTAAAGCCGAACCGTCAGATAATTTGCGTAGGCCTAGCCCGTCGGAGACATCGCTCTATTTAGGGATAATTTTGCACAACCCTGGTTCAGAAGCAGTGAAGGTAAATATTTGGCAAGCAGCGAGTTATTTGAGTCAACCGGATGCACCATTTATTCAGTTACCATCTTTTAGCCAAAATCCTTTAGGGACAATTTTTGCGGGCCCGGGCGATCGCGTTATGTCTGATGTGCTTAGAGGACAGCGACAAGAGATTTTCCCTGCCCAAATTGAGATTCCAGCAAAACAGAGTCGGATGTTACTAAATTTACCAATTCCTGTGCAGGGATTGACACCACCTCTCAATGGTCGGTCTACATTGATTCGACTGCAAAGTAATGGAACTGTTTATGCAGCTAGCCTAGCGATGTTTGCACGCGTAAATCCTGATGGCAGTGAGCGATCGCCAACCTTAGAAGAGTGGCAGAATTTACTAGATAATGGCGATTTGGCTGGGCCAAGAGATAAAGCCCCCACTCCCCTAGAGGAAACTGGCAAGCCAAGAATTTATGGGCGTGTTGCTGGAGTGGCTGGCGGTTCACGCTGGAGAGCCTTATTAGTAGATAATCCTAAAGCTAGATATCTAACTATTCCCCAACCTGGTCAAGGGTTTTCCTACGCTTTGAGTACGGTGCATGGGGGAACATTAGGAACTGGTCAAATTCAAAGTGCTACTATGCTGGTGCGCTATCCTGACACCGCATATCGCGCTCATGGCAACTATGGGATTCAATATGATCTCAAGTTACCGCTATACAACAATACTCAAAGTCCTCAAACTGTGAGTGTATCCATACAAACCCCACTCAAGGAGAATCAGTTAGTCAAACCAGGGTTACGTTTTCTGAGTACACCAGCCAGGGAAGTATTTTTCCGAGGGACAGTGCGGGTACGTTACAAAGATGAGCAAAATCAGCCGCAAACTCAGTTTGTGCATTTAGTGCAAAAGAGGGGTCAACCAGGGGAACCCTTACTTTCAT